The nucleotide sequence ATAGCCCCcaaaagagtaccaaggtgctcagcctTCGATCGACTCCCCAATCGACCgtagctcaggggctacacctaccGGGTGCATTCACGCGCACTTGGCAGAAAATAGATTACCAGCGAGTCTCCTCCTCAGGGGCTGGGTGCCAATATCAATCCAGCGCACCTTCACGGCCATTGCCAGTCCTCCCCGTGGAGTTTGGGCGCCCGTATCCACTCAGCCCACCTCCATGGCACAATGGGCACAGGAATTACAAAGAAAATATAAGCTTTCATTAAGCTAAAGACACGAGCCCATGCTTTTACAATAACACGCAAAGCGTGTGTGAATAGCCCTGGGACTACTCCGCACCTTGGGGCATGAAGCGAAACAAGGGAGCCAAGATCCTTATTCTACCACTACAAtgctctcctccctctctccgtTCTATGATCCAGAATCCAGGATAGGGGCCCGTTCAAGACGTACGATGCTCTCTCCTTATGAGAGATCTTCTAGCATCGTACTCCCGTGCGCCCTCAAAAGCAGCAACTCAACAGCTCCTTCATAGCTTCACAGAAGCCCtaaaggggctcgagggctcctgtcgggttcataaacctgaggtccctaatggacccgctTCTCTATAAAACTCAGCCCAACAGGCGACGCAGCGACAGCACGTGCCTGGGCCATCCTAGATACACACTGATAGGTCAAGACCACGATTCAATCCTCGACCGGCACCTCAGATCAGGAGATCTGATCGGAGGTGCGACCGGAAGGGCTGACCGTGGTGGGACCGTAGTCCGACTTCGACCCCCTTCTCCGACCGAGAATCCGACAagacctctgctcgctgctctttctCGATCGACATGGTTGGGAACGACTAGGAACgatcgaccagggacgcccgctcggtatgAGCCTAcggagcaggcggagcagataaggtacggcgctcaagtcaaccgtaataccgaagaccataccctgccatgccctgcgcacctataGGATGGAGCGGTCGGGGCAtgtcaggcgaacacggtagaacCTGCCAAGTGCATCAGAGCAAAAATAGTATTATGGGCATCGTCGTTTGCGATACCATTCGAACACGATAGAGCCTGCCAGACGCGTATGagcataaacagtattatgggcaccgTCGTTTGCCGTACCAGACGAACACTATGCAGCCTGCCAAATACAACAGATCATGAACAATAAGGTGGACGGTGACGACCCTCCCATAACttatggcgtgggcaacaagactaggcagcgccCGTATGCACTATCtttttctctctgacttgtaaggccatccccttcaactataaaaggggatgtgctctctcctacCAAAAGGGGATTGAAGACTCAAAGACTGAACGACTCGAGGACTCGACAACTCAACTCCTCTAGAGCCCGATAGCTACACAGTCTACACGCTCTCCACAGCTGATAACCTCGGACATACAGAGCATACGCTCTGATATTTAGCACATAtttgagcatccgtcactctcggccactcggttcagagtccgaccggacctctaacacccccttctcattcttcacccgtttgtaaccccacagcaaactttgagcacctaaaatcaggaataaagtcactgaccgactgaaACTAGACGTCAGGCATGTtgtctaaactagtataaattctGTGTCATTGAATGCTAGGCCACATCTAATCACAGCGTActacaaaactacaaatatttacttgttggccatATTTTGCACCGACAGTATTATAGATATATAAGGACAAGTAATCGTTAGACATCCTGAATAGATTCAAAATGGGGATCCCACAAAATTGGAGGAAAACACCTCTCCTGTTTTTGTAAATATGAAAATAGAATCCTGCAAATACAAAAACATgcagaaaaaaatagaaaacggGTCAGATCAGGACGGGATTTTTCCCGTCCATTTTCATCCCTCGCGTGATGATGCTTGTCTTGTGCCTTTCTCGGCCCATCGCCTCCAAGATCATGGAAGGTTATGGCCGATTACCATTTTACATCGAATTGATGCAGAAAACATCCTTTAGACCCAGCGGCGGAGCCTAACATAAAACAAAAGGAGGGGCAAAACATAACAAACGTGTTTGGATAAtcggcatgttcgcttgttggtttcagccagggcttatcagccagccaacagtgtttttctctcacaacaaaccagcaccagtcaggcTTAttagcccaaaaaccaaccagcgaacaggctcgaTGGATGTACTGATGCCTGAGCTTGGTGCTAAATAAGCTAACTATAGCCTAGCTTTAGAAACCTATTCAGAGTACGGGGGTAGCAGCCCAGCTTCGCCTCCAGTGTTTAGACCTCCCTCGACCTCAAGATAGTCTGGTTTTTCTCTCTTATTTATAATCGAATTTTTAACATCGCATAACTTTTGAAACAATTTGTTTATACACTATTGTCTCACGCAGTGCCACGTCACCAAAAGGAGGTAAATTGGAACTATCTGAGTCATCTAAGGATTTattttagtatttattttataCTAGTATCTGTTATGATTACCTTAGTATGTATACTAGTGTCACCTGATCATGTTAGTGTCACTTGATTCTATCTATAACCATGTGAGTGTAGAAAACATATTGTTGTCGTCAAAGTGTGGATGACATGACATAGACCACAAACATCAACAGTATAAAAAcaaattttagaagaaaaaacaaaaagataATATATAGCAAGGGTATCAGCTAATAAGAGTAGTCCATGTCACTTAGGATATGTTTGGATGAGCTAGAGCTAGTAACTAGCTAGGCTAAACATTAGCTTAAATTAGCTGACTTAGCAAAAAAAAATTTAGCCCATCTATTAGCCTTATTATTTGGATACACTATATTAGCTAATTAGTAATTATCTCTTGTACCCAAACCTGCCTTTAGCCTAAtctggtttaatatttttctaagctAAAACAAATTTCAAGATTTTTCTAAGATTAAACAAGATTAAGGATTTTTAATTATCCATTCTATCCTCTTACACCTAATGTGATCTTATATCACACAAAACCGTCTAGGATGTAAAAATAAATAGTTTTCAAAATCGTGTGAGATTAAAAACCTATTTTAGTAAATGACACAGTTATCCCATGACCGGTCACGCTCCCATGCAAGCGCGCGACCCCACCCGCTCACCACCGCCTCCCACCACTGCCCGCCGCAGCCAGTGACATGACGCCTTGCCGCACCGCCTGCCGTCTGCCTCCGCCTGTCAATCCCGTCGTCCGCTAATTTGTCGTCTCGATCAATCGGTCATCGACGAGCCTCCCCCGTCCCTACCACATCCAAACCGATGCCTccaccaccacagctaccggtgCTCCGCTGCCTCGCCGCCCCGCCCAGTGCCCACCCAACGCCGGACCAGCCTGTTGTCAGGGATCTAGAGTCCGAAGGAGGCAACAAACCCTAACCTGCCTACGGTGGAGGTGTCGCCGGCTCATCTTTGCACAGTCACACAAGTCCGCCACCGTTGTGTAGTAGAGTTTATGTTTAATAAATGAAAGTGAAAATCGTACTGTcgtgaaagtttttttttttgcaaaggtACTGTCGTGGAAGTTGTGGAGGttaaaagtatttttcaagacatgGGCTCAAAACATatgagcgcgtgtttagttggctgGATTTTGAAATCtgagctactgtagtactttcgtttttatttggtaattagtatttaattatggactaattaggttcaaaacgttcgtctcgcaatttctaaccaaactgtgcaattagtttttttccgtctacatttaatgttctatacacatatcgcaagattcgatgtgatgggtactgtagcattttttgagaaatttttttagaactaaacaagggctgattTTCTGTTATTAAAAAAAACGTGGTCGTCTAGGCCCAACAGAATCGGCCCCAACCGCCCCAGCACGGCGGCAGCAACAAACTGACGCCCACACCTCACGAGGCGGAGGCCCCCTGCGGCCCTGCCCCGCCTGTTGTCCTGTCCTGTCCTGTCCGGTCCTCCCAGTCCTCCGtccctcctcccctccctcctttTTTGAACTGACCACGCCGCCCGACGCTGCTCTGCGAGCCTGCAAAGCTGCAACAGTGTTGCAGCAACACACCGTCGCCTCGCTTTTCTTCGctcacgccgccgccaccgtcgcgcGCCTTGACAAGTCCGGCGCTAGGTCTTGCTCCCTCCTCCCAGCTTGTCGTGGCAATGGATGACGGCGGCGAGGGCTCCGCGGCTGTGGCTGCGGCTGCTGAGGCGGCGGCCGCGGAGGAGGTGGTGGCGAGGAACCCTAGGTGCTTCCTCGACGTGAGCATCGGCGGGGAGCTGGAGGGGCGGATCGTGGTGGAGCTCTACGCCTCCGTGGCGCCGCGCACGGCGGAGAATTTCCGCGCGCTCTGCACCGGCGAGAAGGGCGTCGGCCCCGAAACCGGCGTGAAGCTCCACTACAAGGTCCGCTCCGGTTGGCtcccgtgtgcatttttttttcgtGTTTTCGGCTGCAGGGGGGTGGGGTTTGATGTGGTGCGGTTGCCTGTCGGGGTTTAGTGCGGCAGTGTAGGCATTTCGATATGGGAGTCGTGTGATTTTGTTGGTCGAATTGGGGTTCGTCCTCTCTATTAGTGCGATTCGAAGATTAGCAACTAGGTTTTGGAATTTTGGTTGGTACAAATAGAGAGGTTTGCTCGAGATCAATTTGGTTCTCAATTCTGTAACCACCGAGTTCCTAACGTTCGCTCGGTCGAATTTTAGCTGTAAACTTCGTCAGGTGTGACTCATGAATCAGTACAATGATATCGCGCCGACTGTTGCAGCTGTCAGCTTCTGGTGCGCTTTTTACTGTCAGTAAAAGCCCCCCCTGGCTCTCGGAGCCTGGTCTGATGTACTAAATAAATGCAACTTCATCGGTGCAGATGTACTGTTATCGCAGCTTATCCAACGCGGTTTTGCCGATCTAAGTTTTTGATGTGCCAGTGACGTGCGATTATAGTTTTAGTTTGTAGATTTTGTTTTACTTCATTCAGTGCTCTCTTTCCAAGGCCTTTTGCTTTGATTCGACGGACTCGTTTTTTGGGGGTCTTTATTAGGACTGTTTGGTTGTAATGTTGTTTGCTTTTGTTTTTTGTAAAATCTAAATTGCTGTGCTGCTTTGCAATTAGTTTTGATGTAGTACTGCCTATTAGTGGTGCTACTAGTGCTGGTACAGGTAAACATGGCCCTACCTCCATTTTGGACCTCACCACACTTCACATGCATTTGTCCTTCCAATAGTTGCATTCTTTCTAGTAGTctgaagtacttgatgaaagcccACACATACGGCTATCAAATTTCATATATTTTTCTGTGGCTAACACTTTGTGTGGACGGTGTTTTGTTAGCAGTGTGTGGTGTGATATGGCCTTCTTGGTTTGAGATGGTTAACATTTTGAGTGAGGTTTGTCAATTGTCACTTTAAAAGCTGAGATTCTTCAAAATCTTGTGTTGGAATGATGATGCGTGAGCATTACTCAAATACATAATTGACACAGTAGTGACTACACTTTCCACTCTGCTGTTTGCAAGTACATGTATCCAGTTGTGCAATTATCTTAGTGGGACTTCCATGCTTTGTACTTTGTAATGGTGGGGACTCGGACATATTGTGGGAGTTGCTTTACCATTTCTCCATAAGAGCTTGGTGGTGTCTATGATGTTAGTTGGATGTAGTTAGCAGAAGTGCATAATCATTGCCTTCAGACTTAATAAATCATTATCCATTCCTTTGCTGAAAGAAAGATGATGGTAAGCCTTTGTTATATAGACCAGAATTGGTCTGTTCTTTCTTGACAACTAATTCCACTTTTGTCCTCTGCCAATTGATGTCTGTTTTTCTGCCTAGATTTTTAACCTCCAAGATTTTTTCCCCCTGACAACCTTAAATGCTTCTTGGGACCAAAAATGTTACTTTCAGGGATCATGTTTTCATCGCATAGTCAAGGGTTTTATGGTGCAAGGCGGAGATATAACTGTTGGTGATGGAACTGGGGGCCAGTCGATATATGGATTGAATTTTGAGGATGAGAATTTTATCTTGAAGCATGAGAGAAAAGGGATGCTATCAATGGCAAATGCTGGCCCCAACACAAATGGGTCTCAGTTTTTCATCACTACCACCCGAACACCTCACCTGGATGGGAATCATGTTGTTTTTGGAAGGGCTATAAAAGGAATGGGGGTGGTTCGTGCAATGGAGCATATTTCTGTTGATGAAGCTGATCGTCCAACTGACGATATTGTTATTGTTGATTGTGGAGAACTTCCAGAAGGTGCCAATGATGGAGTTGTAAATTTTTTCAAGGATGGTGACATGTATCCTGATTGGCCGATTGATCTCGATGAAAAGCCTGCAGAAATTTCTTGGTGGATGGATGCTGTGGAGTCTGCAAAGGCTTTTGGAAATGAAAGCTtcaaggttccttttcttttcttgacTGCATCTTATGTCATGTACTCTTTTTAAGTCTATGCATGATTTCAACTGTGGCAGACTGTCACTATTAGGCTATTCAGGTTAGTAGCAAACTAGAAGCCATGCAGTTAGCTAATGAACTTCATGTCAATTTCAAAACACAGCATTTTGTGAACACATTAGTGAACTCCACTTGATAAGTTAGCTACTTTGAAAACCCAGCTACAGTCTGCATATCTTGCGTTTTGATTTTAGCCAAATTGTTTGCTAAACCTAAATGCATTTTGGATGTTGCAACTTTTGCTACTGCCTCTATACAGAAACAGGATTACAAGACAGCGCTCAGAAAATACAGGAAATCCATGCGGTACTTAGATCTTTGCTGGGAGAAAGAAGACATTGATGAAGGTAGTTTTCCCTTTTTCTCATCACTGCTCAGTTTGCACATTTTTCTTTTAGTCCTGACAGTCTATTTATGCTCAGAGAGGAGCACCGCTCTGCGAAAAACAAAGTCAGTTATATTCACAAATAGCTGTGTAAGTTCCGTTTCAGCCTCTTGTTCGTGCACAAATTTCTGATTCTATAGTATAACTTTTTGCAAGGTTCTATTTTCTGCATTATTAGTGTTTCCTCAACTGTACCTACAGTTGAGCTGTCCGTTAGATGTGCAAACATTACTATGTCTTGCTAGTATATTGAAGCCAGTTATAACTTCTTCAGGCTTGCAAACTGAAGTTGGGAGATTACGAGGGTGCTTTGTTAGATGCTGATTTTGCACTGCGTGAAAAGGAGGACAATGCGAAAGCTTTTTTCCGACAAGGACAGGTTAATGTCTGTCTTTGGTATTGAATTGTGGACATTTTTAAACTTGAAACATCATATCACAAATAACCTTTCACAAATAACCTTATGTGTCCTGTATGTGCAATAAGCCTGGTTTGACCAAAAACTGTGACTAAATGAAGCATTACTTTTCCCATGATTTTTTCTCTATATGTATATGTATTTGGAGAGTTTTTCTTACATAATGATGTATGCGGAGAATATTAACTGACTTATTTGCATGTGCTCTTTTCGATGGAATGTCTACTTATACGTCACATTCCTGCCACACTATCGTAGTTTTGTAAGTACAATTCTTGCCATTACTGATACCGTATTATGTCCTTGTTGTCTTGGCATTGGTAGGACTGACTTTTAGTGTCTTCATAGTCAATTCAAACCTCCTTTCAGACACGTCAGGTTTCACATTGTACCACATTTGCAGGTACGCATGGCACTCAACCATATTGATGCAGCAGTTGAGAGCTTCAAGCAAGCACTGGAGTTAGAGCCAAATGATGGTTTGTGTATCACCCTATCTTCTTCACTTGTTATTAATCTTTTGTTCACAACTGAAACCACTGGATTTTGTTTGTGATATCCTCCAGGAGGAATTAAGCGAGAGCTTGCTGCTGCAAAAAAGAAGGTTGGTTTGTTACTTCCGTGAATCTTAGGACTAAGATACCATCTTTTTCTAGATTTTCACTGGCAATTCTGTCAGATTTCTGACAGGCGAGATCGGGAGAAGAAGGCGTTTTCAAAGTTGTTCCAACCTTCAGGAGGATCAGAGAAGGGTGACAAAGTACTTTTCTACTACCACATTCTGTTATTTTCCTTATAAAAGTGTTAGTCTGGATCTTTGTATATGACACGAGTCATTGCCTGCTAATATTGTTGAGCAGAAGTGTTGATGATTTGTTTTGTTCTCTTGTAGGAGAATAGCTGATCCTGCAAGTTTAACTTTTCATAGTTATTCTCTTGTCGCAAGTCAAAGTTTTTAGGTAAAGTAACCAGATCTTGCTTTACAGCCTACAGCCAATATATCCTTTGGTTTTTTTGAACGtgctttttttagataatgaaaagTTCTGAATGTGTTTTTtttattgtttcaaaaaaaagtttTGAACGTGTTTTTGCTTGCACATTCTGAGTTCATGTTTTATGTTCTTCAGGTAACAGAAGGGAGTTTGCACGACCGGAAATACCCTCATTAGATGACCGAAGTAGTTGGGGGTGACACCACACACCAGAGCCTTTTTGTTTGCAGCATGGAAGGAACCATGGATCCATGACTCACAACGTTTCGTAGAAATGTATTGCCTGGCAATCGGCATTGACTGAGCATTCGGATTCTCAGACACGTATATTGCCAGGCGTTGACTTAACAGTCAGATTCGCAGACGCGTTTGCTGACGACGGTTTTGGTCTGTGAATCACCATTGACTTAACGGCGCGTGGTACCGGCATGCACGTGCTTTTGCTTATTTTGTCGTGTGTCAATGCAATGGAGTTATTTTGCGCATAGCCAGCTAGTAGTGCCATGTAATAGCCCTGAAGTTGGATTGCACACAAAACTGGAACCATTCATGTAAGCACAGCAGTGACTCACGCCGTGTATTTTTCCACCAAAACATTCTACCATCGCCAAACTAACTCTACGTAGACTTCCTATGGTGTCTATGCATTGTAGTTGTCCAGGCCCAGGTCCCTCAAGGCAGACGAGGCAGCATCTTTACAGCTTCCGTGCAGCGCCTTGGCCTTTCTAATAAGCTTTTCTGCACCATCATTAAGCAGGATGGTCCTGCAATGGCATCACCAAATGTCAGGATGTCTATAAACTTGCTGCATTAATAGCGAATGGAATTGGAATGCCGTCCAGAGATCTCATTGTTAGGCAGACTGATTCTGCGTAGGTTATGGTGTCAAAAAGGAAGATGTGTGTGTACATTCCACAGCATACCTGTTCTCAGGGTTTCGGACAACAAGATTGCGAATCATAAGGCATGCTTGCTTCTGAGTCTGGCCGGAGGAGGGGAACCTTTCCATTGACTGTATTGCCAGAGTTCCATAGCCTACTTCCATTGCACGTGCTGCATTTTCTGGTGACCTCAGTATGAGGACCGTCACCATAGACATAACCTGCGCATTCATTTACCTCAGGACGGTATCTCAATACAGAAATTCTTCAGTATTCCAATTTCAATAGTACCTCTTGAATTATAGCAGGATCTTCTGAAAATCTGGATGTCAACTTTAGGAACCTATCGAAACCACCTCGCTGAATGATAACAGACTTGTTTGCATCGCTTGCAGCAAGcttaaagaagaaaaaaatgtgATGTATGGTTTATTGAAAGTTCAATAATGTTCTCAAGCAGAAAAGGTTGCAGTGCTGTAGCACACTACCATACCTTGGACAACAAAGAGCAGCCAGATCTTGCTATAACTTTGTTCTTCTGCTCACCAGCCTCGTCAATGCATTGAAGAAGCATATCAATTCCACCATTTTCAGATATGGAACGACATATTTCATCCTGTGCCAACACACAACAGAAGGTGGTAAAGCTCTCCTATGTCATCTCATAATCAAATAGGTGTAGCTACCTTTTGCTTTACAAATATAGTTCCTTCAAGGGAAAAAATGATTAAAACATTAGAAATGTCAAGGATGGCTGACAGTTTATTATAAAGAGTATCATATTTTTCAAGCACTAGATTTTTCTGAATACTGGCCACATGAAAATTAAATTTTGACTTGCCAGGGGCTGCTAGCTACAGATGAAAGACTAAACCAATAAGGGCCTTTTTGGACACGGGGTTATCAAATCAAATCCATACAATTTAGTTCAAATCTGAATCCCAAACTTGCCAGATGGATACCCTCCTGAGAAGTTATTTTTCCAATTAAACTGAAGCTTGAACAACTTAAAAATTGATAACATTGCAAAGCTTACATTGACTGCAATCGACTTTAAAGCAGCACAAGCAGATGGCAAGCTGGAAGGAGCAACTTGCTCATGAAGTGCATTGACAAGAACTTCAGCAACCCCGATTTCAGCAAATCTCCGGGAGTATCCATATACCTGGCCAAGTTCATCTGTTTTAGTCCATATTTCAATTACCATTTGCCAAGGAAAAATATGCATTGGGTTATAAACACATCGAGGCAAATTTGAATCAAAGTTTGCAATCTGAGATACACATGCTCTGATGACATTGAAAAAGGTTGcatacaaaaagaaaaaaaaagatgggcATAACAATGTCACCAAATACTGAAGCTAACACCTAGCACTTCATCGTATGTTAAGATGCTCCTTTAGTATCTAATCATTATTACTAGAAGTGTATTTAGTACTAAATTGCAAGTTAGAAATCTGATTCTATTCAAATGACTACTGAGATGCTGCTTTTTTACTTCTTGTTGCATTCCTATTGAAATGATACCAAGAAGTTACAATATTAACAAATGACATATAGAATCATCACCCCATGCACACAACTAGGTATTAGCAAAAGCTATTCACCATGTCACAATCTATTTCCATAGAAGATCACATAGCAAATGCACTGCCAGGTACTTCCACAAACCACCGCATATTAGCAATTAGCATAGAAACTGGTGCAACTGCCAATGTGAAACACTAAAACTGTGAATATAGGACACACCTGAGAAGCCACCACTCGGTTGTCATCAGGTGTCAACAGAACACGTATGGCATCGTACAAGCTTTGCACATTAGCTTTTGATTTATCCTTCATAACCCGCAGAATGAGTTCATCAACCTTCAGGTCCATAAAGGACTCTTTCACAACTTCATTGCCAGCAGAACCCGCTGCCACAACACTAAATCCAGCATCCAATAAATCTGAATTTTCTGAGCCCCTCCTTTCAAGAGATCCATGACAATTTTGGGTCCCTCACTTTGTCTGAACTTTTCAGTGCTTGCCACATCTGCAGATTGAATATTTCCTAAAGTTAGAAGAGAATGGAGGTTGTCTATGACAGGGTATAATTTAGAGTGGACAAGACCTTTCTCAGCACCAGTTTGCAGTGCAAGATCAAGAAAAAGTAAAGACTAATGGATTGTAATAAGTTGGTAAATAACTATGCATAGAACCACAACTGATATGCGACAGGGTATAGCAGAACAAGACATTTTATAGCTGTGCAGTTTGTGAAACTGCATATGGGTGGAGGTTTATATAATGCACATAGCAGTCATCTGAATA is from Miscanthus floridulus cultivar M001 chromosome 7, ASM1932011v1, whole genome shotgun sequence and encodes:
- the LOC136467789 gene encoding peptidyl-prolyl cis-trans isomerase CYP40-like, producing the protein MDDGGEGSAAVAAAAEAAAAEEVVARNPRCFLDVSIGGELEGRIVVELYASVAPRTAENFRALCTGEKGVGPETGVKLHYKGSCFHRIVKGFMVQGGDITVGDGTGGQSIYGLNFEDENFILKHERKGMLSMANAGPNTNGSQFFITTTRTPHLDGNHVVFGRAIKGMGVVRAMEHISVDEADRPTDDIVIVDCGELPEGANDGVVNFFKDGDMYPDWPIDLDEKPAEISWWMDAVESAKAFGNESFKKQDYKTALRKYRKSMRYLDLCWEKEDIDEERSTALRKTKSVIFTNSCACKLKLGDYEGALLDADFALREKEDNAKAFFRQGQVRMALNHIDAAVESFKQALELEPNDGGIKRELAAAKKKISDRRDREKKAFSKLFQPSGGSEKGDKENS